In the Papio anubis isolate 15944 chromosome 15, Panubis1.0, whole genome shotgun sequence genome, one interval contains:
- the LOC116270592 gene encoding syncytin-1-like — translation MKPNMRFLWKIIFLYNIVTVYAGFDDPRRAIELIQKQHGQPCDCGGGQVSEPPSDRISQVTCSGKTAYLMPNQQWKCKSTPRDTSPSGPLQECPCSSFQSSLHSSCYTSYQQCKSGNKTYYTATLLKTQTGSTSDVQVLGSTNKLVQSPCNGQKGQPVCWSTTAPIHISDGGGPLDTTRIKTVQKKLEEIHKALYPEIQYHPLALPKVRDNLMIDAQTFNILNATYNLLQMSNTSLAHDCWLGLKMGPPTPLAIPNFSLSYVNYSGESLVNNSCPIISPLLVQPMKFSNSSCLFSPSYNSTEEIDLGYVVFNNCTSIINVTSPLCAINGSVFLCGNNMAYTYLPTSWTGLCVVATLLPDIDIIPGDEPIPIPAIEYFIYRPKQAIQFIPLLAGLGITTAFTTGATGLGVSLTQYTKLSNQFISDVQTLSSTIQDLQYQVDSLAEVVLQNRRGLDLQQNREGSVWLYRKDAVFMLTNPGSSEIK, via the coding sequence atgaagcccaacatgagattcctttggaaaataatctttttatataACATAGTGACAGTCTATGCAGGTTTTGATGACCCTCGTAGAGCAATAGAACTAATACAAAAGCAACACGGCCAGCCTTGTGACTGCGGCGGGGGACAAGTATCTGAACCTCCATCAGACAGGATCTCCCAAGTGACCTGCTCAGGCAAGACAGCTTATTTAATGCCAAACCAACAATGGAAATGTAAGTCAACCCCAAGAGATACCTCCCCTAGCGGGCCGCTCCAAGAATGCCCCTGTAGTTCTTTCCAGTCCTCTCTACACAGTTCTTGCTACACCTCATATCAACAATGCAAATCAGGCAATAAAACATACTATACGGCtacattattaaaaacacaaactggaAGTACCAGTGATGTACAAGTATTAGGATCCACCAATAAACTTGTACAATCTCCTTGTAACGGCCAAAAAGGACAGCCTGTTTGCTGGAGCACTACAGCCCCGATCCATATCTCTGATGGGGGAGGTCCTTTAGACACCACAAGAATTAAAACTGTTcagaaaaaactagaagaaattcaTAAAGCCCTATATCCTGAAATTCAATATCACCCTTTGGCCCTGCCTAAGGTTAGAGATAACCTTATGATCGATGCTCAAACTTTTAATATCCTTAATGCCACTTACAACTTACTCCAAATGTCCAATACAAGCCTTGCCCACGATTGTTGGCTTGGTTTAAAAATGGGTCCCCCTACTCCTCTCGCTATACCTAATTTTTCATTATCCTATGTCAATTACTCGGGTGAGTCCTTGGTCAATAACTCCTGTCCAATTATTTCTCCCCTCTTAGTTCAACCAATGAAGTTTTCTAATTCCTCTTGCCTTTTTTCACCCTCTTACAATAGCACTGAAGAAATCGATCTAGGCTACGTTGTATTCAACAACTGTACCTCCATAATCAATGTCACCAGCCCCTTGTGTGCTATAAATGGCTCGGTTTTCCTCTGTGGAAACAACATGGCATATACTTATCTACCGACAAGTTGGACAGGGCTTTGTGTTGTAGCCACTCTTCTCCCCGACATTGATATCATCCCTGGAGATGAACCTATCCCCATCCCCGCTAttgagtattttatatatagaccAAAGCAGGCCATACAATTTATTCCCTTGTTGGCCGGACTGGGAATCACCACTGCATTTACAACAGGAGCTACAGGCCTAGGAGTCTCACTAACCCAATATACTAAATTATCCAATCAATTCATTTCCGATGTACAAACCTTATCCAGTACTATACAAGATCTACAATATCAGGTAGACTCATTAGCTGAAGTAGTTCTCCAAAATAGAAGAGGTCTAGACTTACAGCAGAACAGGGAGGGATCTGTTTGGCTTTACAGGAAAGATGCTGTTTTTATGCTAACAAATCCGGGATcgtcagaaataaaataa